Proteins found in one Leguminivora glycinivorella isolate SPB_JAAS2020 chromosome 4, LegGlyc_1.1, whole genome shotgun sequence genomic segment:
- the LOC125225265 gene encoding 14-3-3 protein zeta isoform X1, whose amino-acid sequence MSVDKEELVQRAKLAEQAERYDDMAAAMKEVTETGVELSNEERNLLSVAYKNVVGARRSSWRVISSIEQKTEGSERKQQMAKEYRVKVEKELREICYDVLGLLDKHLIPKASNPESKVFYLKMKGDYYRYLAEVATGETRNSVVEDSQKAYQDAFEISKAKMQPTHPIRLGLALNFSVFYYEILNSPDKACQLAKQAFDDAIAELDTLNEDSYKDSTLIMQLLRDNLTLWTSDTQGDGDEPAEGGDN is encoded by the exons ATGTCCGTCGACAAGGAGGAACTGGTGCAGCGCGCCAAGCTCGCGGAGCAGGCCGAACGATATGACGACATGGCGGCCGCGATGAAGGAGGTGACGGAGACCGGCGTCGAGCTCAGCAACGAGGAGAGGAACCTGCTCTCTGTCGCCTACAAGAACGTCGTGGGTGCCCGACGGTCCTCATGGCGCGTCATCTCCTCCATTGAACAGAAAACCGAGGGATCGGAAAGAAAACAACAGATGGCTAAAGAATATAGGGTTAAAGTAGAAAAGGAGCTCAGAGAAATTTGCTACGACGTATTG ggtTTACTTGACAAGCACCTTATTCCTAAAGCTAGTAATCCAGAAAGTAAAGTATTTTACCTTAAAATGAAGGGAGATTACTACAGGTACCTCGCAGAAGTGGCCACAGGAGAAACCAGAAATT CTGTTGTAGAAGACTCACAGAAAGCATACCAGGATGCTTTCGAGATCAGCAAGGCGAAAATGCAGCCCACGCACCCAATCAGGCTGGGGCTCGCGTTAAATTTCTCCGTCTTCTATTATGAGATATTAAATTCACCAGACAAAGCGTGTCAGCTCGCCAAACAG GCGTTCGATGACGCGATCGCGGAACTGGACACACTGAACGAAGACTCGTACAAGGACTCGACGCTGATCATGCAGCTGCTGCGAGACAACCTGACGCTGTGGACGTCGGACACGCAGGGCGACGGCGACGAGCCCGCCGAGGGCGGCGACAACTAA
- the LOC125225453 gene encoding mRNA turnover protein 4 homolog has translation MPKSKRDKKVSLTKTNKKGLQLKQKIIGEIRNSLSKYEHIFLFTVDNMRNAKLKDLRHEWKDSRFFFGKNKVMAIALGRTKSDEVEDQLNLLSKKIKGQCGLLMTNRDVVDVLQWFNDFSESEYARSGFVATEDVILPQGPLEDFSHTIEPHLRKLGLPTSLERGVVTLIKEYQVCKKGAVLTPEQASILKLLGKQIAEFKVTIKCHWSKGKGFHKDIDGLSDNEEDDDKEENDNEDEMEEDES, from the exons ATGCCGAAATCCAAAAGAGATAAAAAAG TATCCCTTACAAAAACAAACAAGAAAGGACTTCAGCTAAAACAGAAAATTATAGGAGAAATAAGAAATAGCTTGTCTAAATATGAACACATATTCCTGTTTACTGTGGACAACATGAGAAATGCCAAACTCAAAGATTTACGTCATGAATGGAAAGACTCTAGATTCTTTTTCGGCAAAAATAAAGTCATGGCAATAGCTCTTGGCAGGACTAAAAGTGACGAAGTTGAAGATCAGCTGAATCTG ctatcaaaaaaaataaaaggccAATGTGGTCTCCTAATGACTAACAGAGATGTGGTAGATGTCCTGCAGTGGTTCAATGATTTCAGTGAGTCTGAATATGCACGGTCGGGCTTTGTAGCCACTGAAGATGTGATTCTGCCACAGGGGCCTTTAGAAGATTTCTCTCACACTATTGAGCCCCATTTGAGGAAACTCGGACTGCCTACCTCCCTTGAGAGAGGTGTTGTTACTCTTATTAAGGAATATCAG GTATGCAAAAAAGGCGCTGTCCTAACGCCAGAACAGGCCAGTATATTGAAGCTACTGGGTAAGCAAATAGCGGAATTTAAAGTCACCATAAAGTGCCATTGGTCCAAAGGCAAGGGGTTCCACAAAGATATTGACGGTCTTAGTGATAATGAAGAAGATGATGACAAGGAGGAGAATGATAATGAAGATGAGATGGAAGAGGATGAGTCATAA
- the LOC125225265 gene encoding 14-3-3 protein zeta isoform X2 yields MSVDKEELVQRAKLAEQAERYDDMAAAMKEVTETGVELSNEERNLLSVAYKNVVGARRSSWRVISSIEQKTEGSERKQQMAKEYRVKVEKELREICYDVLGLLDKHLIPKASNPESKVFYLKMKGDYYRYLAEVATGETRNSVVEDSQKAYQEAFDIAKAKMQPTHPIRLGLALNFSVFYYEIINSPARACHLAKQAFDDAIAELDTLNEDSYKDSTLIMQLLRDNLTLWTSDTQGDGDEPAEGGDN; encoded by the exons ATGTCCGTCGACAAGGAGGAACTGGTGCAGCGCGCCAAGCTCGCGGAGCAGGCCGAACGATATGACGACATGGCGGCCGCGATGAAGGAGGTGACGGAGACCGGCGTCGAGCTCAGCAACGAGGAGAGGAACCTGCTCTCTGTCGCCTACAAGAACGTCGTGGGTGCCCGACGGTCCTCATGGCGCGTCATCTCCTCCATTGAACAGAAAACCGAGGGATCGGAAAGAAAACAACAGATGGCTAAAGAATATAGGGTTAAAGTAGAAAAGGAGCTCAGAGAAATTTGCTACGACGTATTG ggtTTACTTGACAAGCACCTTATTCCTAAAGCTAGTAATCCAGAAAGTAAAGTATTTTACCTTAAAATGAAGGGAGATTACTACAGGTACCTCGCAGAAGTGGCCACAGGAGAAACCAGAAATT CTGTCGTGGAAGACTCGCAGAAGGCCTACCAGGAGGCGTTCGACATTGCGAAAGCCAAAATGCAACCGACCCATCCCATCCGGCTCGGTCTCGCGCTCAACTTTTCCGTCTTTTATTACGAGATTATCAACTCCCCTGCGCGAGCGTGCCACTTAGCTAAACAG GCGTTCGATGACGCGATCGCGGAACTGGACACACTGAACGAAGACTCGTACAAGGACTCGACGCTGATCATGCAGCTGCTGCGAGACAACCTGACGCTGTGGACGTCGGACACGCAGGGCGACGGCGACGAGCCCGCCGAGGGCGGCGACAACTAA